A region of the Deltaproteobacteria bacterium HGW-Deltaproteobacteria-2 genome:
CGCAACGAGTTACTGACCACAGATACCGAACTCAAAGCCATGGCCGCGGCGGCATATTCGGGATTTAACAATATCCCGAAGAACGGATACAGAGCACCGGCAGCAATAGGTATTCCAATCACATTATAGAAGAAAGCCCAGAAAAGATTCTGCTTGATCACTCGTATTGTAGCTTCTGACAGGCCTATGGCCTCCGGCACACCCGATAAATCATCGCGGATCAAAGTTATATCACTGGCTTCAATAGCGACATCTGTCCCCGCTCCAATGGCGATACCGACATCCGCCGCCGCCAGTGCCGGTGCGTCGTTGATCCCGTCGCCAACCATAGCGACAACTTCACCGGCCTTTTGCAGTTTCCTTATTTCATCAGCCTTATTACCCGGAAGAACATCCGCCAGTACCTGATCAATTCCTAGCTGAGCGGCAATAGCTTGAGCCGTACCGGCGTTATCACCGGTGACCATCATCACTTTTAAATTTCTCTTCTTTAAATTTTCAATCGCCTGTTTAGCCGAGGCCTTCGGTGTATCGGCTAAAGCAATAATACCAAGAACATTATTTTCAGATGCAACATATACTACTGTTTTTCCTTCACTGGCAAGTTTGGATGCCTGCGTGTCCCAATCATCAACGGAGATACCTTCGCTCTTCATAAAAATGCGATTTCCGGCAACGCTTGATTTATTTTTGATGAAAGCTTTCGCCCCCATACCCGATAAGGCCTCAAATTTTTCAGCCACGGCAATTGCAATTCCATCTGTTTGAGCTCTTCGCAAAATAGCCTGTGCCAGTGGATGCTCCGAGTTTTTCTCCAGCGCTGCGGCATAAGCAAGAACCTGTTTTTCATCATAACCTTCTGCGGCCGCAATGTCGGTTATGGCCAGTTCACCTTTAGTAAGAGTGCCTGTTTTATCGAAGACGACAACGGATAGTTTATGTATTTTTTCCAGAGCTTCGCCGCCTTTGATCAAAATTCCATTCTGCGCTCCGAGACCTGTACCCACCATGATTGCCGTCGGAGTGGCCAGCCCCAGCGCGCAGGGACAGGCAATCACGAGCACGGAAACAAAATTAATCAAAGCGCGGCTGAAATTGCTTTCGGTAGGAAGAAAATACCAAATAGCAAATGTAATAAAAGCGATGACAAATACCGCGGGCACAAAAACAGATGCAACTTTATCCGCCAGCCTTTGAATGGGAGCTTTGGAACCTTGTGCTTCTTCTACCAAACGGATGATCTGCGCCAAAGCGGTTTCGGCGCCTACGCCCGTTGCCTGAAAAGTAAAGCTGCCTGTTTTGTTCATGGTAGCGGCAAACACCTTATGCCCCTTTTCTTTAATGACAGGTATGCTTTCGCCGGTCAACATTGATTCGTCAATCGTAGATTCACCCGATATAATTATTCCGTCAACGGGAATTCTCTCTCCCGGCTTGACAAGCAGCACATCGCCGACCTGCACTTTCTCCACGGCAACTTCAATCTCTTGATCGCTTCTTACCAGATGCGCTGTTTTCGGTTTCAGCCCCACCAGCTTTTTTATTGCCGTGGATGTTTTCCCTTTGGCTTTGGCCTCCAGAAGCCTGCCCAGAAGGATGAGAGTGACAATCATTGCCGCGCCGTCATAATAAACGTGAGGCATCACGCCGGCGGTGGTAAAAAATTGCGGGAAAAAAGTTGCCGACGCTGAATAGGCATACGCCGAAAAAGCACCGACAGCTACCAGAGTGTTCATATCTGATGTTTTTTGCAACGCGGCTTTATAAGCGCCCACAAAAAAACGGCTGCCCACCCAGAATACAGCGGGAGCGGTCAGAATAAACATGGTCCAAAGCATTGTCTGGCGAGGTATGAAATGCAGAAAACCAAACCAGTGCTGCATTGAACCTATAAAAATAATAATGCTTAATATCGCACCACAGGTTACTTTTAACTTAAGTTCTTTTAATTCTTTTATGCGGGAAGCCTCAATGGGATCGGCAAGACTATCTTTAAGTTCACCTAAAAATTCATAACCATTATCGACTATAACTTTTTCCAGTTCCGTAAGGCCGCCCCATTTTGCCGAATGGATTACTGTGGCACGGCCTGTGGCTAAATTGACACTGGTTTCTAACACACCATCCACTGAATTTAGCGCGTTTTCCACTCGGCGCACGCACGCTGCACAGGTCATTCCGCCAACGGAAATTGTGATTTTCGCCTGATCCGAACCTGACATATCAATTAACGCTTCATAGCCCAGATCATTTATCTTATCCTGCAAAGCTTTCGCATTAATACTGTTGCCATCATATTCAATTATGGCTTTTTGCGAGGCGAAATTAACATTCGCTTTAGACACACCCGCGGTTTCACGCAAACCATCTTCAATGCGTTTCACACACGAAGCACAGGACATTCCATTAATAGCAAACGTTACCTTATTCAACAACTTCGTATCCTGCTTTTTTTACTGCCGCAGCAACAACGCCGGGATCTACTGCCTTTACTTCTTCATAAGTCGCCACACTGTTTTTCAAATCGACCTTTACATCTTTTATCCCATCCAAAGCGCTCAAAGCCTTAGTCACAGCCATTACACAATGCTGGCAGCTCATTCCCTTTATTTTTATACTTTTCATGAGAGCAACCTCCTTATTTAGCAATTAATTTAAGACCTTTTATTATAATGGCAAGAGCAATAATCATTATTTGTGGGAATTTTCGCTGTTGCCCAGACATTATATCCTGCTTGATTTATAATTTGTTCTGTATTATTGAATTACATGAAGTTGCCACCCCGGTGATATTAGCCCGTGGGACAATATAAATGCAAGCTTATTTATCTTATTCGTACAGGATGATAAATGATAATTCGCTGCTGGGGCTCTAGAGGCTCTATTCCTGTTTCGGGCAAACAATATTTACGCTACGGCGGCAATACAACCTGCCTTGAAATCAGGACGAACGATGATAAAATATTAATCGTTGATGCCGGTTCCGGTATTCGTGAAGCAGGTAATCACCTAATCGCATCCGGTCGTCATGATTTCACTCTTTTATTAACGCATGCCCATTGGGATCATATTATGGGCTTTCCCTTTTTCAAACCCATTTATTCACACAAAACCAATTTGAACGTCTGGGGTTGCCCTTTCGCTCAGGATTCCATAAAAGAAATGCTTGCACGCACTATGGAAGCGCCTAATTTCCCGGTAAATTTCGATTCAATTCATGCCAATATATCATATCAAAATACGTGCATTGAATCTTATACCCTCAGTTCAATGATTATAACACCCATTGCTCTGAGCCATCCCAATCAGGGCTCGGGCTATAAGTTTGAAGAAGACGGCAAATCTTTTGTTTTTCTCACTGATAACGAGTTGCGTTTCAAGCACGAAGGCGGACTTGATTTTCAGGACTATCTTGAATTTTCCCTGAGCGCTGATTTACTCTTCCATGATGCCGAATATAAAGAAGAAGAATATAAAAAAACCAGCGGTTGGGGACATTCCTGTTACAAGGACGCACTGAATCTGGCAATTGACGCCGGAGTTAAAAAATTAGGTTTATTTCATCACAATCAGGAAAGAATTGATACAGAAATTGACGCAATTGTGAATGATTGCCAGGAAGAGATCGAGAAGCGCGGCAAGAAGCTGGAATGTTCCGCAGTCGGTCAGTCCATGGAATTTAAACTTTAATTTTTCGTAGTTCAATCCCGGAAATAAGAAAACATGTTTTTTAGTCTGCATATACTATTAATGGCAACATCTACTTTGGGTATAATTGCCGGTGTAAGCGCCGCCATGTTTTTCCGTAAGAAGAAAAACTGGATGAAAATTCATAAAACGTTCAATTTAATTAGTTCCATAGGAGCGGCAGCGGGAATAGTTATGGTCTTTATTTATATTACCAGTACAGGCGATGAGCACTTCGATGGAGTTCATCAAATTATCGGTTTAATTGCTTTTACCGCTGCCTTTATCACAATGTTTCTTGGATTTTATCAATTCAAAGCTAAAAATAAACCAGCCATTAGAGCGACACACCGCTGGCTGGGACGTCTCTCCCTCCTGATGTTTCTGACGGCAATAATTATGGGACTAATACTGATAAATATAATTTAAATAACCCTCGCCATTGAGATGATTTTATCCAAATATGTTTTTCCCTACAACCAGCGCTGAACTAAAAAAATTAAAATGGGATAATCCCGATATTATCCTTGTAACCGGCGACGTCTATATCGATAGCCCTTTTATCGGTGTTTCCGTAATCGGACAGATTTTAACAAAAGCCGGCTTTCGCGTGGGCATTATCGCTCAGCCCGATTGGCAAAGCAAAGCCGATATCTGCCGATTGGGAGAGCCAAAGCTTTTCTGGGGTATCACTGGCGGCTGTATGGATTCAATGGTCGCTAATTATACGGCCACAAAGAAAAAAAGGCTAAGCGATGACCTGACCGCCGGAGGGAAAAATAATAGCCGTCCTGACCGCGCCGTTGTAGTTTACGCCAATCTGATTCGTCAGTATTTTAAAGAAACAAAACCGCTGATATTGGGCGGTGTTGAGGCCAGCCTTAGGCGCATTTCTCATTACGATTACTGGTCGGATTCCATCCGCCGTTCGATTTTATTTGACGCTCGTGCGGACATACTCGTCTACGGCATGGCCGAAAAAGCCACATTGGAAATCGCGCGAAAATTACAGCATGGCCTGGATATAAAGGACACCAAAGGAATTTGTTATATCTCCCCTGCCCCGCCTCCTGATTACATCGAATTGCCTTCTTACGAAGAAGTAACAGGGAATAAAAAATCTTTTATTCGAATGTTCAGCACCTTTTATCAAAACAATGATCCTATCACCGCACAGGGATTGTTTCAAAAGCATGGTCCCCGCTACCTTGTCCAAAATCCGCCGCAACCTAATTTAACCGTTGAAGAACTGGATAAAATATACGCACTTAATTTTGCCCGCGACGTTCACCCCTTCTATCAAAAGCAAGGCAAGGTCAAGGCGATGGAAACGATTAAATTCTCCTTAACCTCTCATCGCGGCTGTTATGGTGAATGCAATTTCTGTTCAATCGGCCTGCATGAAGGTAGAACGGTAATCA
Encoded here:
- a CDS encoding mercury transporter — translated: MKSIKIKGMSCQHCVMAVTKALSALDGIKDVKVDLKNSVATYEEVKAVDPGVVAAAVKKAGYEVVE
- a CDS encoding YgiQ family radical SAM protein codes for the protein MFFPTTSAELKKLKWDNPDIILVTGDVYIDSPFIGVSVIGQILTKAGFRVGIIAQPDWQSKADICRLGEPKLFWGITGGCMDSMVANYTATKKKRLSDDLTAGGKNNSRPDRAVVVYANLIRQYFKETKPLILGGVEASLRRISHYDYWSDSIRRSILFDARADILVYGMAEKATLEIARKLQHGLDIKDTKGICYISPAPPPDYIELPSYEEVTGNKKSFIRMFSTFYQNNDPITAQGLFQKHGPRYLVQNPPQPNLTVEELDKIYALNFARDVHPFYQKQGKVKAMETIKFSLTSHRGCYGECNFCSIGLHEGRTVISRSEKSILHEARKLAALPDFKGYILDVGGSTANMYGIECQRKQINVAGRDSAMAKCAINHFPNSFDCIKVH
- a CDS encoding copper-translocating P-type ATPase, with protein sequence MSCASCVKRIEDGLRETAGVSKANVNFASQKAIIEYDGNSINAKALQDKINDLGYEALIDMSGSDQAKITISVGGMTCAACVRRVENALNSVDGVLETSVNLATGRATVIHSAKWGGLTELEKVIVDNGYEFLGELKDSLADPIEASRIKELKELKLKVTCGAILSIIIFIGSMQHWFGFLHFIPRQTMLWTMFILTAPAVFWVGSRFFVGAYKAALQKTSDMNTLVAVGAFSAYAYSASATFFPQFFTTAGVMPHVYYDGAAMIVTLILLGRLLEAKAKGKTSTAIKKLVGLKPKTAHLVRSDQEIEVAVEKVQVGDVLLVKPGERIPVDGIIISGESTIDESMLTGESIPVIKEKGHKVFAATMNKTGSFTFQATGVGAETALAQIIRLVEEAQGSKAPIQRLADKVASVFVPAVFVIAFITFAIWYFLPTESNFSRALINFVSVLVIACPCALGLATPTAIMVGTGLGAQNGILIKGGEALEKIHKLSVVVFDKTGTLTKGELAITDIAAAEGYDEKQVLAYAAALEKNSEHPLAQAILRRAQTDGIAIAVAEKFEALSGMGAKAFIKNKSSVAGNRIFMKSEGISVDDWDTQASKLASEGKTVVYVASENNVLGIIALADTPKASAKQAIENLKKRNLKVMMVTGDNAGTAQAIAAQLGIDQVLADVLPGNKADEIRKLQKAGEVVAMVGDGINDAPALAAADVGIAIGAGTDVAIEASDITLIRDDLSGVPEAIGLSEATIRVIKQNLFWAFFYNVIGIPIAAGALYPFFGILLNPEYAAAAMALSSVSVVSNSLRLHRVWGKASGSF
- a CDS encoding MBL fold metallo-hydrolase, which codes for MIIRCWGSRGSIPVSGKQYLRYGGNTTCLEIRTNDDKILIVDAGSGIREAGNHLIASGRHDFTLLLTHAHWDHIMGFPFFKPIYSHKTNLNVWGCPFAQDSIKEMLARTMEAPNFPVNFDSIHANISYQNTCIESYTLSSMIITPIALSHPNQGSGYKFEEDGKSFVFLTDNELRFKHEGGLDFQDYLEFSLSADLLFHDAEYKEEEYKKTSGWGHSCYKDALNLAIDAGVKKLGLFHHNQERIDTEIDAIVNDCQEEIEKRGKKLECSAVGQSMEFKL